In Halorussus limi, a genomic segment contains:
- a CDS encoding ABC transporter permease has translation MSTETESSSQFDSLKERWRPRIERFRRGWDRFTQEKMGVLGIIIMVVFVLWALFPDFFAPHSVEWRAYLGTEPGRLTAEQADSLPHPPAFGDPFWAPLGTNYVGQGILSLIVHAADDALYIGFAAGLLSSLVGVPLGLVSGFYGNTWIDETIQRIVDVMYGLPFLPFLIVLVAIRGITTTNIILGIAVTSWLNNCIVIRGETLSLKERSYVESAKVAGASDTRIVFRHIMPNVLPLAFVFLAQDAATAILAQASLAYLGLADFTANSWGLMLQNIKSNGYVFDAWWWLIPPGICIMLIAAAFYFIGFSMEDVTNPQEDS, from the coding sequence ATGTCTACGGAAACCGAAAGCTCCTCACAGTTCGACTCGCTGAAGGAGCGATGGCGGCCTCGTATCGAGCGGTTCCGTCGCGGTTGGGACCGGTTCACGCAGGAGAAGATGGGGGTGCTCGGCATCATCATCATGGTGGTGTTCGTCCTCTGGGCGCTGTTCCCCGACTTCTTCGCACCGCACTCGGTGGAGTGGCGGGCGTATCTGGGCACCGAACCCGGGCGGCTCACGGCCGAGCAAGCAGACTCGCTTCCGCATCCGCCGGCGTTCGGCGACCCGTTCTGGGCCCCGCTCGGGACCAACTACGTCGGACAGGGTATCCTGTCGCTCATCGTCCACGCGGCCGACGACGCGCTCTACATCGGTTTCGCGGCCGGTCTGCTGTCGAGTCTGGTCGGCGTTCCGCTCGGACTCGTTAGCGGTTTCTACGGGAACACGTGGATAGACGAGACGATTCAGCGCATCGTCGACGTGATGTACGGTCTGCCGTTCCTGCCGTTCCTCATCGTCCTCGTGGCGATTCGCGGCATCACGACGACCAACATCATCCTCGGCATCGCGGTCACGTCGTGGCTCAACAACTGCATCGTCATCCGCGGAGAGACCCTCTCGCTAAAGGAGCGTTCGTACGTCGAGTCGGCGAAGGTCGCGGGCGCGAGCGACACGCGCATCGTGTTCCGACACATCATGCCCAACGTCCTGCCGCTGGCGTTCGTCTTCCTCGCGCAGGACGCCGCGACCGCCATCCTCGCGCAGGCGTCGCTGGCGTACCTCGGACTGGCGGACTTCACGGCGAACTCGTGGGGCCTGATGCTCCAGAACATCAAGTCGAACGGATACGTCTTCGATGCTTGGTGGTGGCTCATCCCGCCGGGCATCTGCATCATGCTCATCGCGGCCGCGTTCTACTTCATCGGATTCTCGATGGAGGACGTGACCAACCCGCAGGAGGACAGCTAA
- a CDS encoding ABC transporter ATP-binding protein, producing MSLLEVNDLSVRYDAGESQVHAVDEVNFSVEHGETFGLVGESGCGKTTLGKSLIQLLDANGSVEGGEVWFDGTLPQWEDENGNPRREIVEDDQYPVREDGMTDLTELDDQDIRDIRWRNIALIPQSAMNALNPVYEVGDQIVEAILRHEPDTTKAEADERARDLLERVGIEPERADDYAHEYSGGMKQRAVIAMAMACNPDMLIADEPTTALDVIIQDRILEEIEELQEEFNVSILVISHDISVMAEICDKLGVMYGGKMMESGPKREVLESAANPYTLGLKNSFPTVKQEQEQLVSIPGSPPTLIDPGKGCRFADRCPFVIDECHTEHPPMYEVDAAEDGVRTEAADRHAHRSACYRVDELERMREDAAKEETWTETQTH from the coding sequence ATGTCACTACTCGAAGTCAACGACCTCTCGGTTCGATACGACGCCGGCGAGTCGCAGGTCCACGCCGTCGACGAGGTGAACTTCAGCGTCGAACACGGCGAGACGTTCGGTCTCGTGGGCGAGTCGGGGTGCGGAAAGACGACCCTCGGCAAGTCGCTCATCCAGTTGCTCGACGCCAACGGCTCCGTCGAGGGCGGCGAAGTCTGGTTCGACGGTACGCTTCCCCAGTGGGAAGACGAGAACGGCAACCCTCGACGGGAGATAGTCGAGGACGACCAGTACCCCGTCCGCGAGGACGGGATGACCGACCTCACGGAACTGGACGACCAGGACATCCGGGACATCCGGTGGCGCAACATCGCGCTGATTCCACAGAGCGCGATGAACGCGCTCAACCCCGTCTACGAAGTCGGCGACCAGATCGTCGAGGCCATCCTCCGACACGAACCCGACACGACGAAGGCGGAGGCCGACGAGCGTGCCCGCGACCTGCTCGAACGGGTCGGCATCGAACCCGAACGGGCCGACGACTACGCCCACGAGTACTCCGGCGGGATGAAACAGCGCGCGGTCATCGCGATGGCGATGGCGTGCAACCCGGACATGCTCATCGCCGACGAACCGACTACCGCCCTCGACGTCATCATTCAGGACCGCATCCTCGAAGAAATCGAGGAGCTACAGGAGGAGTTCAACGTCTCCATCCTCGTCATTAGCCACGACATCAGCGTCATGGCCGAGATATGCGACAAACTCGGCGTGATGTACGGCGGCAAGATGATGGAGAGCGGACCCAAGCGCGAGGTCCTCGAGAGCGCCGCGAACCCGTACACGCTCGGACTGAAGAACTCCTTCCCGACGGTCAAGCAGGAACAGGAGCAGTTGGTCTCGATTCCGGGGTCGCCGCCGACGCTCATCGACCCCGGTAAGGGCTGTCGGTTCGCCGACCGGTGTCCGTTCGTCATCGACGAGTGTCACACCGAACACCCGCCGATGTACGAGGTGGACGCGGCCGAGGACGGGGTGCGAACCGAAGCGGCCGACCGCCACGCGCATCGGTCGGCGTGCTACCGAGTCGACGAACTCGAACGAATGCGCGAAGACGCAGCCAAGGAGGAAACATGGACCGAAACGCAGACCCACTGA
- a CDS encoding ABC transporter ATP-binding protein: MDRNADPLIEVEHLSKWFGTSQGVVDRLMGNEQSPVKAVDDVSFTINEGDIMGIAGESGCGKTTLGKLLVQLYEPTQGSIHFDGNDITEMSNDEEKEFRKRVQMIFQDPFESLNPRMTVFQSVVEPLRINDMFGGYNERRERVIEVLNEVGLSPAEAYLNEFPKELSGGELQRVAIARALVVNPDFVVCDEPVSMLDVSIRAGVLNLMKELQDEYGLTYVFISHDLSLIRYMCDRTAIMYLGDVIEQGPTDEVVMNPKHPYTEALFDAVPEVAPDAERHRANVTGEVPNPRNPPSGCRFHPRCSKIIPPQDWTGGQPAFRRAFQFKRKVLTEQLGPEDVATSAETASGRAADELLEHGLSLELPEEHRPAGGTGTTVDLSQLDLPRDAESTLREAAERVVQSDYDGARDVLDGEFETICEREHPDLREAGPQITACHLYEGEEQKTRKAPSADD, from the coding sequence ATGGACCGAAACGCAGACCCACTGATCGAAGTCGAACATCTCTCGAAGTGGTTCGGAACGTCTCAGGGCGTCGTCGACCGCCTGATGGGCAACGAGCAGTCGCCCGTGAAAGCGGTCGACGACGTGTCGTTCACCATCAACGAGGGCGACATCATGGGCATCGCGGGCGAGTCGGGGTGTGGCAAGACCACGCTCGGCAAACTGCTCGTCCAGCTCTACGAACCGACCCAAGGGAGCATCCACTTCGACGGCAACGACATCACCGAGATGTCCAACGACGAGGAGAAGGAGTTCCGCAAGCGGGTCCAGATGATATTCCAGGACCCGTTCGAGAGCCTCAACCCCCGAATGACCGTCTTCCAGTCGGTCGTGGAACCGCTCCGCATCAACGACATGTTCGGCGGGTACAACGAGCGCCGCGAGCGCGTCATCGAGGTTCTCAACGAGGTCGGTCTCTCGCCCGCCGAGGCGTACCTCAACGAGTTCCCGAAGGAACTGTCGGGCGGCGAACTCCAGCGCGTCGCCATCGCGCGGGCGCTGGTCGTCAACCCCGACTTCGTCGTCTGCGACGAACCCGTCTCGATGCTCGACGTGTCCATCCGAGCGGGCGTGCTGAACTTGATGAAGGAGTTGCAGGACGAGTACGGCCTGACCTACGTGTTCATCAGCCACGACCTCTCGCTCATCCGGTACATGTGCGACCGGACCGCCATCATGTACCTCGGCGACGTTATCGAACAGGGGCCGACCGACGAGGTGGTGATGAACCCTAAACACCCCTACACAGAGGCGCTGTTCGACGCGGTGCCGGAGGTGGCGCCTGACGCCGAGCGCCACCGCGCCAACGTGACCGGCGAGGTTCCCAACCCGCGGAATCCGCCGTCCGGGTGTCGGTTCCATCCGCGGTGTTCGAAGATTATTCCGCCGCAGGACTGGACCGGCGGCCAACCCGCGTTCCGTCGGGCGTTCCAGTTCAAGCGGAAGGTGCTGACCGAGCAACTCGGACCGGAGGACGTGGCGACCAGCGCCGAAACCGCGAGCGGTCGGGCGGCCGACGAACTGCTCGAACACGGGCTATCGCTCGAACTCCCCGAGGAACACCGGCCCGCGGGCGGGACCGGAACCACGGTGGACCTCTCGCAACTCGACCTGCCGCGCGACGCCGAAAGCACCCTCCGTGAGGCCGCCGAGCGCGTCGTACAGAGCGACTACGACGGTGCGCGAGACGTTCTCGACGGCGAGTTCGAGACCATCTGCGAGCGGGAACACCCCGACCTCCGCGAGGCCGGGCCCCAGATAACGGCGTGTCACCTCTACGAGGGCGAGGAGCAGAAGACTCGGAAAGCGCCGAGCGCGGACGACTGA
- a CDS encoding DUF916 domain-containing protein, with protein MTDRTLFRPRKPVAMGSFLLVALVAAALFVPTFMGHLAVTNAVSIDATATDVALSEDGERLVVRIEVHNPTRAAFTATYGQLYGKVGGTKLTGTGYEVERTTIPAGETRTVTARVSVPEEHRERAAEAVEAGAVVVTGQLEGSIRDQRVEIEVTEETDG; from the coding sequence ATGACAGACCGCACGCTGTTTCGGCCCCGGAAGCCCGTCGCGATGGGGTCGTTCCTGCTGGTCGCACTCGTCGCGGCGGCGCTGTTCGTGCCGACGTTTATGGGGCACCTCGCCGTGACGAACGCGGTCAGCATCGACGCGACCGCGACCGACGTGGCGCTCTCGGAGGACGGCGAGCGCCTCGTCGTCCGAATCGAGGTCCACAACCCGACGCGGGCCGCGTTCACCGCGACGTACGGTCAACTCTACGGGAAGGTGGGCGGGACCAAGCTGACGGGGACCGGCTACGAAGTCGAGCGGACGACGATTCCCGCGGGCGAGACTCGGACCGTGACCGCCCGCGTGAGCGTTCCCGAGGAACACCGCGAGCGCGCCGCCGAGGCCGTCGAAGCGGGCGCGGTCGTCGTGACCGGGCAACTCGAAGGGTCGATACGGGACCAGCGCGTCGAAATCGAGGTCACGGAGGAGACGGATGGCTGA
- a CDS encoding ATPase, T2SS/T4P/T4SS family, protein MSDERDAGGNASGEEPRRDDERPDAERPDSDGSERDARASDGESVESAGGEEIGDADAAVEDAEDVDSESAADAEPQDDSEPDGETDGADDDPEESESESDAANEPEVESEDDESDGTEGPRSLEISDEELASAAVTVGDYDWEAFKEEFFYEDGSPPTNWRGKPRPFDPEEFLGHDPDETGGRVEDAAETAAGLSAYFEDFLDPDETPVALGEYLWEHFRYEYYYDESEERMALPRDESGEVLPFDRSEWLGHDDFPASVFEAGTAVTDLSSSFEEWLDPATTPVTKGEYYWEHFKYEYYYADTDVTAPERPRDDEGEIERFDKEEWLGFPEEDIEDLLAQGAANAEHMLEVEDERTLDVPEELDEDAFFSTVEGHTTLVNRYDLEKEVALPKKQHFRETDRYWVNKPYSFVVIFHSAKENETKYYLVEPYCTPIEDDLKEFLTKKLRSSIKYSSDEVVVDAEEEERGDVIERETLQLLARYDLYAENDGERAEQLKELLDRYDETRDAVSAYVERLREETDAAVEPLREYIEERRDARAEDGENDAEDDGHDADSEDRDEEAAEVETDSEPSPDAEADSEEVAADGGAVEGDAESATGAPDDSESPESPDAPADAGEADLPAAETADADDESDLPTTTDAEESRIRLDEYLDLDFEAEGTLREQVRAAVEAKIEELEPDEEGGLDGIMVRPEPVLIEEDDDNLSEYQAEKLLYYLRRDFVGYERIDGIKHDINVEDISCDGYNSPVFVYHTDHEQVISNVYHGESELDDFVVKMAQRSGKGISKRQPQVDATLPDGSRAQLTLGREVSDHGTNYTIRQFKDVPFTPVDLVNWNTFSLEEMAFMWLAIENHKSLIFAGGTASGKTTSLNAVSLFIPSNTKIVSIEDTREVELPQRNWIASVTRPSFSDDDKGDVDEFDLLEAALRQRPDYIVMGEIRGEEGRTLFQVMSTGHTTYTTFHADTVGEVLKRFTTEPINVSKTLFTALDLVSIQTQTRVQGSKVRRNKSLTEINEYSAENDEINVQDIFQWRAEDDEFMRLSGSNTMDEIMFDRGWDREQLEKEILKRRVILAYLIRNGLNEYTQVAATVQAFINDPETILTLVANEKLEESLQDLREMESVQINVDPKKEEMVPRPDPTEETYELAKGILAEAEDRLLDEYRGADADVDGLAVALAQSAEPTDAPAEIEADPDEDGSDADGATPDGPFGGDLLDTDPADDRFEDTESVGPEDSVRDINDAGELGSFPDVYDEREDDEREDDQTAGSDGESEESDDDSFGDFEAAFDSDDGTASEEDER, encoded by the coding sequence ATGAGCGACGAACGGGACGCCGGAGGTAACGCCTCCGGCGAGGAACCACGGCGGGACGACGAGCGTCCGGACGCCGAACGCCCGGACAGCGACGGGAGCGAACGCGACGCGCGCGCCAGCGACGGAGAGTCCGTCGAATCGGCTGGCGGCGAGGAAATCGGCGACGCGGACGCCGCAGTCGAGGACGCGGAGGACGTCGATTCGGAGTCCGCGGCCGACGCAGAGCCGCAGGACGACTCGGAACCGGATGGCGAGACCGACGGTGCGGACGACGACCCCGAGGAGAGCGAGTCCGAGAGCGACGCCGCCAACGAGCCGGAAGTCGAATCCGAGGACGACGAGTCCGACGGGACCGAGGGGCCGCGCTCGCTCGAAATCAGCGACGAGGAACTCGCCAGCGCGGCCGTCACTGTCGGCGACTACGACTGGGAGGCGTTCAAAGAGGAGTTCTTCTACGAGGACGGCAGTCCGCCGACCAACTGGCGGGGCAAGCCCCGGCCCTTCGACCCCGAGGAGTTCCTCGGCCACGACCCCGACGAGACGGGCGGACGCGTCGAGGACGCCGCCGAGACCGCAGCGGGACTTAGCGCCTACTTCGAGGACTTCCTCGACCCAGACGAGACGCCGGTCGCGCTCGGTGAGTACCTCTGGGAGCACTTCCGCTACGAGTACTACTACGACGAATCGGAGGAGCGGATGGCGCTCCCCCGCGACGAGTCGGGCGAGGTCCTTCCCTTCGACCGGAGCGAGTGGCTCGGCCACGACGACTTCCCGGCCAGCGTCTTCGAGGCCGGGACGGCGGTCACCGACCTGAGTTCGTCGTTCGAGGAGTGGCTCGACCCCGCGACCACGCCGGTCACGAAGGGCGAGTACTACTGGGAACACTTCAAGTACGAGTACTACTACGCCGACACCGACGTAACCGCGCCCGAGCGACCGCGCGACGACGAGGGAGAAATCGAGCGGTTCGACAAAGAGGAGTGGCTCGGCTTCCCCGAGGAGGACATCGAGGACCTGCTCGCGCAGGGCGCGGCCAACGCCGAACACATGCTGGAGGTCGAAGACGAGCGCACCCTCGACGTGCCGGAGGAACTCGACGAGGACGCCTTCTTCTCGACCGTCGAGGGCCACACCACGCTGGTCAACCGCTACGACTTGGAGAAGGAGGTCGCGCTCCCGAAGAAACAGCACTTCCGGGAGACCGACCGCTACTGGGTCAACAAGCCCTACTCGTTCGTCGTCATCTTCCACTCCGCCAAGGAGAACGAGACGAAGTACTACCTCGTCGAACCGTACTGCACGCCCATCGAGGACGACCTCAAGGAGTTCCTGACCAAGAAGCTCCGGTCGTCCATCAAGTACTCCAGCGACGAGGTGGTCGTGGACGCCGAGGAGGAAGAGCGCGGAGACGTCATCGAGCGCGAGACCCTCCAACTGCTGGCGCGCTACGACCTCTACGCCGAGAACGACGGTGAGCGCGCCGAGCAACTCAAGGAACTGCTCGACCGCTACGACGAGACCAGGGACGCGGTGAGCGCCTACGTCGAACGACTCCGCGAGGAGACCGACGCCGCGGTCGAACCCCTCCGGGAGTACATCGAGGAACGCCGCGACGCTCGCGCCGAGGACGGCGAGAATGATGCGGAAGACGACGGGCACGACGCCGACTCCGAGGACCGCGACGAGGAGGCCGCCGAGGTCGAGACCGACAGCGAACCGTCACCCGACGCCGAGGCCGATTCCGAAGAGGTCGCGGCGGACGGCGGGGCGGTCGAGGGAGACGCCGAGTCGGCGACCGGCGCACCCGACGACTCGGAGTCGCCCGAGTCGCCCGACGCGCCGGCAGACGCCGGAGAAGCCGACCTGCCGGCCGCGGAGACGGCCGACGCCGACGACGAAAGCGACCTCCCCACGACGACCGACGCCGAGGAGTCTCGCATCCGACTCGACGAGTACCTCGACCTCGACTTCGAGGCCGAGGGGACGCTTCGCGAACAGGTCCGGGCCGCGGTCGAGGCCAAAATCGAGGAGTTGGAACCCGACGAGGAGGGCGGTCTCGACGGCATCATGGTCCGGCCGGAACCGGTCCTCATCGAGGAGGACGACGACAACCTCTCGGAGTACCAGGCCGAGAAACTGCTCTACTACCTCCGGCGGGACTTCGTGGGCTACGAGCGCATCGACGGCATCAAGCACGACATCAACGTCGAGGACATCTCCTGCGACGGGTACAACTCGCCCGTCTTCGTCTACCACACCGACCACGAGCAGGTCATCTCCAACGTCTACCACGGCGAGTCGGAGTTGGACGACTTCGTGGTCAAGATGGCCCAGCGGTCGGGCAAGGGTATCTCGAAACGCCAGCCACAGGTCGACGCGACCCTGCCCGACGGTTCGCGCGCCCAGTTGACGCTCGGCCGGGAAGTGAGCGACCACGGGACCAACTACACCATCCGGCAGTTCAAGGACGTGCCGTTCACGCCGGTGGACCTCGTCAACTGGAACACGTTCTCGCTGGAGGAGATGGCGTTCATGTGGCTCGCCATCGAGAACCACAAGTCGCTCATCTTCGCCGGGGGGACGGCGTCCGGGAAGACGACCAGTCTGAACGCGGTGTCGCTGTTCATCCCGAGCAACACCAAAATCGTCTCCATCGAGGACACCCGCGAGGTCGAACTGCCCCAGCGCAACTGGATTGCGTCGGTCACCCGACCGTCCTTCAGCGACGACGACAAGGGCGACGTGGACGAGTTCGACCTGCTGGAGGCCGCGCTCCGCCAGCGCCCCGACTACATCGTGATGGGCGAGATTCGGGGCGAGGAGGGCCGGACGCTCTTTCAGGTCATGTCAACGGGTCACACGACCTACACCACCTTCCACGCCGACACGGTCGGCGAGGTGCTCAAGCGGTTCACGACCGAACCCATCAACGTCAGCAAGACGCTGTTCACGGCGCTCGACTTGGTCTCCATCCAGACCCAGACGCGGGTGCAGGGGAGCAAGGTCCGCCGGAACAAGTCGCTGACCGAAATCAACGAGTACAGCGCTGAGAACGACGAAATCAACGTCCAAGACATCTTCCAGTGGCGCGCCGAGGACGACGAGTTCATGCGCCTGTCGGGGTCGAACACGATGGACGAAATCATGTTCGACCGCGGGTGGGACCGCGAGCAACTGGAGAAAGAGATTCTCAAGCGCCGGGTCATCCTCGCGTACCTCATCCGCAACGGCCTGAACGAGTACACGCAGGTCGCGGCCACGGTGCAGGCGTTCATCAACGACCCCGAGACCATCCTGACGCTCGTGGCCAACGAGAAGTTGGAGGAGAGCCTGCAGGACCTCCGGGAGATGGAGAGCGTCCAGATCAACGTCGACCCCAAGAAGGAGGAGATGGTGCCCCGGCCCGACCCGACCGAGGAGACCTACGAACTCGCCAAGGGCATCCTCGCGGAGGCCGAGGACCGACTCCTCGACGAGTACCGCGGGGCCGACGCCGACGTGGACGGTCTCGCGGTCGCGCTGGCCCAGTCGGCCGAACCCACCGACGCGCCCGCGGAAATCGAGGCCGACCCCGACGAGGACGGGAGCGACGCGGACGGGGCGACCCCCGACGGACCCTTCGGCGGCGACCTGCTGGACACCGACCCGGCCGACGACCGGTTCGAGGACACCGAGTCGGTCGGGCCGGAGGACAGCGTCCGGGACATCAACGACGCCGGGGAACTGGGTAGCTTCCCCGACGTGTACGACGAGCGCGAGGACGACGAACGCGAGGACGACCAGACCGCGGGGAGCGACGGTGAGTCCGAGGAGAGCGACGACGACTCCTTCGGCGACTTCGAAGCGGCGTTCGACAGCGACGACGGGACCGCGAGCGAGGAGGACGAGCGATGA
- a CDS encoding type II secretion system F family protein has product MSHGTSGPDRSADALADTFYPLFDYLFDEDGDFVADVETKLAEARMPDTVELYLSRGLAVGVLAGALLWLLGTLVGYVLFMTGVVEVGILIGVPVPNQYVAWIIKTFKIPSLVVASGLVFGAIGFAIGFGIVVGIPYMRASEREREINMLLPDAISFMYALSIGGLNQLEILEAMAKADDTYGEVAREFQSIVQETEYFDTDYRTAIQKRALETPSDELGQFLTDMLSIVNSGGDMSDFLDDKKDKHMRTAKQQQEMTLETLELFGEMYMTLSLFPLLLIIILVIMSMLGEAKESMLYATVYGLIPLTGVGFLVLVSTVKQDDPGDGYLNPSDGGERLEASTGAGLLHLGLVEKYVGEFSVFDRIKSREGTYETVALLKQPHIFFREHPLFILGLTFPASLVLVGNAVWTGAAPTTFKQMVARPIWGTFIYVYVPVYVNFLPLAVFHTWNVRSRQAVIGKLSDNLRKLSSANDTGLTLLESIRTVADTSTGKLADEFDVIHAKVEYGMSLRAALIEFNNRYHIPRLARTVKLVSKAQEASSQITAVLSTAAQASENQDDIDRERKSRSRMQVVIIIMTYLTLLAVMAILKVKFLDVMAGLAGQASSGGGAGSSQFGGGIDTKLLSMLFFHAVTLQAVLSGFIAGYIRDASLMSGVKFAVVLPTVALVTFAFI; this is encoded by the coding sequence ATGAGCCACGGGACCTCGGGTCCCGACCGGTCGGCCGACGCGCTGGCGGACACGTTCTATCCGCTGTTCGACTACCTGTTCGACGAGGACGGCGACTTCGTGGCCGACGTGGAGACGAAACTCGCCGAGGCCCGCATGCCCGACACCGTGGAACTCTACCTCTCGCGGGGACTCGCCGTCGGCGTCCTCGCGGGCGCGCTCCTCTGGTTGCTCGGCACGCTGGTCGGCTACGTACTGTTCATGACCGGCGTGGTCGAGGTGGGCATCCTCATCGGCGTGCCGGTCCCTAACCAGTACGTCGCGTGGATAATCAAGACGTTCAAGATTCCCTCGCTGGTGGTCGCCAGCGGACTCGTCTTCGGCGCGATAGGCTTCGCCATCGGCTTCGGCATCGTGGTCGGGATTCCGTACATGCGGGCGAGCGAGCGCGAACGGGAGATAAACATGCTCCTGCCCGACGCCATCTCGTTCATGTACGCCCTCTCCATCGGGGGGCTGAACCAACTCGAAATCCTGGAGGCGATGGCGAAGGCCGACGACACCTACGGCGAGGTGGCCCGCGAGTTCCAGTCCATCGTCCAAGAGACCGAGTACTTCGACACCGACTACCGGACCGCAATCCAGAAGCGGGCGCTGGAGACCCCGAGCGACGAACTCGGCCAGTTTCTCACCGACATGCTCTCCATCGTCAACTCCGGCGGGGACATGAGCGACTTCTTGGACGACAAGAAGGACAAGCACATGCGGACCGCCAAGCAGCAACAGGAGATGACCCTGGAGACGCTCGAACTGTTCGGCGAGATGTACATGACCCTCTCGCTGTTCCCCCTGCTGCTCATCATCATCCTCGTCATCATGTCGATGCTCGGTGAGGCCAAGGAGTCGATGCTCTACGCGACGGTGTACGGACTGATTCCCCTGACGGGGGTCGGCTTCCTCGTGTTGGTCTCGACGGTGAAGCAGGACGACCCCGGCGACGGCTACCTCAACCCCTCCGACGGCGGCGAGCGACTCGAAGCCTCGACCGGCGCGGGCCTGCTCCACCTCGGTCTGGTCGAGAAGTACGTCGGCGAGTTCTCCGTCTTCGACCGCATCAAGAGCCGCGAGGGGACCTACGAGACGGTCGCCCTGCTCAAGCAGCCCCACATCTTCTTCCGGGAGCATCCGCTGTTCATCCTCGGACTCACGTTCCCCGCCTCGCTCGTGCTGGTCGGCAACGCGGTCTGGACCGGGGCCGCGCCGACCACCTTCAAGCAGATGGTCGCCCGACCCATCTGGGGCACGTTCATCTACGTCTACGTTCCGGTGTACGTCAACTTCCTGCCGCTGGCGGTCTTCCACACGTGGAACGTCCGGTCGCGCCAGGCGGTCATCGGCAAACTCTCGGACAACCTCCGAAAGCTCTCGTCGGCCAACGACACCGGCCTGACTCTGCTCGAATCCATCCGGACCGTGGCCGACACCTCGACCGGAAAACTCGCCGACGAGTTCGACGTGATTCACGCCAAGGTCGAGTACGGGATGAGCCTGCGGGCCGCGCTCATCGAGTTCAACAACCGGTACCACATCCCGCGACTCGCCCGGACGGTCAAACTGGTCTCGAAGGCTCAAGAGGCCTCCAGCCAGATTACGGCCGTCCTCTCGACGGCGGCGCAGGCCAGCGAGAATCAGGACGACATCGACCGCGAGCGCAAGTCCCGGTCGCGGATGCAGGTCGTCATCATCATTATGACCTACCTCACCCTGCTGGCGGTGATGGCCATCCTGAAGGTGAAGTTCCTCGACGTGATGGCCGGACTCGCCGGACAGGCCTCCTCGGGCGGCGGCGCTGGCTCCTCGCAGTTCGGCGGCGGCATCGACACCAAACTCCTCTCGATGCTGTTCTTCCACGCCGTGACCCTGCAGGCGGTCCTCTCGGGCTTCATCGCGGGCTACATCCGCGACGCCTCGCTGATGTCGGGCGTGAAGTTCGCGGTCGTGCTGCCGACCGTCGCGCTCGTCACCTTCGCGTTCATCTGA
- a CDS encoding DUF7287 family protein → MLRKTPSTADRRPPDQRGDCSADDCDRESPPTAGERSSTPSARSSRPKEAGKTRNSLVATGSTRSPIDRGAARGQTSIDFVVGMSVFLLTVAFVVAFLPGMFGPFTATGSGDVLAADRTAGLLAEQTLADPTNPGVLNATCTAEFFSKTDDGAIAACGLGADSSDLDAALGLGSATGVNVTIERGGTVRSKRGVTLAAGPEPPVSESVVVSRRVVLLGGDNANLYVRMW, encoded by the coding sequence ATGCTCCGAAAAACACCCTCCACTGCGGACCGCCGACCCCCCGACCAGCGCGGCGACTGCTCCGCCGACGACTGCGACCGCGAGTCCCCGCCGACCGCCGGCGAACGTTCAAGTACACCCTCGGCTCGTTCGAGCAGACCGAAGGAAGCCGGGAAAACTCGAAACAGTCTCGTCGCTACCGGAAGCACTCGGAGTCCAATCGACCGAGGCGCCGCGCGAGGCCAGACCAGCATCGACTTCGTGGTCGGGATGAGCGTCTTCCTGCTGACGGTGGCGTTCGTCGTCGCGTTCCTGCCGGGGATGTTCGGGCCGTTCACCGCCACCGGGTCGGGCGACGTGCTGGCGGCCGACCGGACCGCGGGTCTGCTGGCCGAACAGACGTTGGCCGACCCGACGAACCCCGGCGTTCTGAACGCCACCTGCACCGCGGAGTTCTTCTCGAAGACGGACGACGGGGCGATTGCCGCCTGCGGACTCGGTGCCGACTCCTCGGACCTCGACGCCGCGCTTGGTCTCGGCTCCGCGACGGGGGTCAACGTCACGATAGAGCGCGGCGGGACCGTCCGGTCGAAGCGCGGCGTCACGCTCGCCGCAGGGCCGGAGCCGCCCGTATCCGAGAGTGTGGTCGTCTCCCGCCGGGTCGTTCTGCTCGGTGGCGACAACGCGAATCTCTACGTGAGGATGTGGTAG